TCTCctgtatttctttttctttctttgcctGGATTGTATCCCGAACTTGGGTTGATTACCATTGTCAACTTCATGTAATTAGTGCCCTCCACATGTGCACTCACTGGAGCTATAGAGACCCAAAGTCCATATTCTTGTACACCCACCCTCCACACAAAATTCATAACAGGTGGTAATTCATTAATGCTTGTTTGTTTGCATGTGAAGTGCAGTCTGTGTTATGCTTCACTTTCCCATATTTCTGTGCTTttccctgtttatttttttccaaagttattttttaggatttttctgTGTTTGAAATCATTGAGGATGTGAACGTAGTTCTTCCCATTTATCAAACATGCGGTATCTTCTTCTGCTTCAAACAATAGTACAGAAGATTGTGAATAAATCTGCACCACTGAAATCGCCCACAGTGCATCCAGTATATTTTCTTTGGTTCATCCCTTTTTTTACTAGTGGCTTCATGTTCTATTATCACCGTTTCAAAAATGGCCTGAAAGTGGTGATTAATCAGATTGGAACGTGGATGTTTGatcaccaaaaagaaaaagaatttagtTTGATATTCATTTGAACTGATGTAGGCTTTAGAGCCTGCCTATCGTGATTAGCTTTTCCCTAATCCCTAAATGCGTGGTTTTGCTAATTGCAGTTTAGACAAGCCAAGACTGAGATTGTATCCGCCAGCAAAGTTGCATATAGATTCCTTGCGGGTGTCACTTCCAGCAATGGATCTGCTCCTGAGTCCCCCGCAAACTCAAACACAGGAGTCCCTAGATTCCAAGCATCCTGGTTTAAAAACCTCATCACAAATGGTGCCAAACCTAGTGGCACAGAAGTTGATGATCAGGATGAAGATGTACTGCTTCAGCGGCAACTCAGTAAGCAAGGATCAGATCAACCATCTTGGCAGAACTCACAACAAGAACCAGAGCTACCACCACTGCATCGGAATTTTAGGCATCCATCTAGCTGATCAAAGATTCATTCATTGTGTATCGTTGTAAAATTGTTCATTGCTTTTCCAACTGAATTGCGTTTCTGATGGTGCCTCAAAGCACCAAAGCACGTTGAAAAGATTATCAATGTGAAGTGTTTTTCTCTCATCCACATCCATATGCCACCATTAATCCTCATGGAATCTGGACATGCTTTtctggtataaaaaatacatgatctGAGTGATCTCAACTCTTGACCTCAACCCTTGCCAGGGTTCTGTTGGGCGTCAAGACTGGGTCTTCTTCCACTAAAATTTTGCTGCATCCGCAAGAGCTTGAATTCGAGACCACGAACACCACTCAGGCCTATTCAAGTTACtacattattttcaataaacgTAGAACATGTTAcgttttttcttgtaattgttACTTGTGTTGTAGGGTCGTGCTAAAATTCTCTTTACGTGACATGATGTGAGGGAGGCTAATAATTGTTGTTCCTTGAACTATAATTGTTAAGTTCCATCTATTTTCGGTGGATTCATCAAAGAAATCTGTGACTTATCCGACAAAAATTCtacaaataaaaggattgaaattGACTTGTAATTTGATTGATATAATTAAACCTAGTCTAAATTTGATAAAgttaatatcattaattttaataaaaataattgatctacattaattaaataatccaggttttttttcaagtatatcTTTGGATCGGGTCTGAGATGTAGTTGAACTAGTTTCAATATCTCCCTTCTTTTCAACATAGATTGATTTCataccatttttttaatataaaaaaacctggAGGACCTTTCTATCAAGATCCTTAAGAAATCATTTGCCTTCCAACGTGTTTTCTAACTATATGGATTGTCAAATAAAAGATGGATGGCACGAGCGCAAGTTGAGATGGAGAACTGTAGTTTCAATCACaactttcattattattattttttaaaatttttttatttagaaatatattaaaataatatatatttttaaaattttatttttaatattaatatatcaaaatatcagaaaacaaaaaacaaatttaaagtaaagaaaaaataaaaaaaattaattttttttcaaaaacgtttccagacataaaaacaaaaatcttgcccacaaaatcatcaatgacaattggataaggtttttttttccctcttattTAAAGATTAGATAAATTCTCCAATCATTTTTTCCCCCTGATATAGACAATTCTTCTTCAGCTGGATTTTAGATAtgttatgatattatttatttttgtgttttaaaaatatttttgaaaaaaaaatgaattttttttaatatttttctttacttcaaattaattttttggtgtttcatatcattttaaaaaaataaaataatctttattctaatatatttttaaataaaaaataactaataatatatcattttattctGATCgagaaaacttgtttttggCAACCTCTCTTCGAATTCAAACCCAAGAGAAATGTGAAAAGTGAGTTGCCGACATTATACAGAAACCTGTACATTGTTATCAGTCACGTCTATCTTGTAGTAGTGGACAGTAGACAATTTGGAAGGAATTCATTGGTTGCCATGGAAGTTGAGCTACGTGCTATGCCTAGTTGTCTTCTCATCCAGCTCCTAACAAAGATCAACAATCATCATGGGAATCTTGTTAGCAATGTTGATAAACCTGGCCTCTGTCTCAAGAATTAGTTTACGGGTTGAATGGATAAATCcggataaattaaaatttttatttttaaaaaaagttttgacCTGATAATTTAACTGTAAATCGTTTTGCTAGGTTTATTGGATTGATActttatctattttaatttgaaacccgaacttgttaaaagataaattaacgAGTCGTTAACTTGCTAGGCCAAGTTTAATAACAAGGCTTGTCAAGCGAAGAGATGGTGAAGAAACAGAAGAGGATTCGAGTAAACACTCCGTGGGATTATAGAAGCAGCACCACCGGTCTCTTGCTTCGATACTTGAAGCAATGAATACTTCAGGTGCCATCCCGGTCTTCCATAGCTCACGTAGATGCTGGTGAGCCCCATTGGAGCGTGGCCCGGATGAAGATATCGGCATTCCGTTCTTGTTCCCAGCACTCGCCTTTCAGAGTGACTTTTACCTTCGATTCAACTATGTGTTCTTATCAACAGAACCACGAGTTCACCTTCATCTATACATTAACAAGAGAACTACTCATCAATATCAAGAGAAATTGCAGTGGACACTACACACACCCCGTGAGTGATGTGAGGCTACAAGCCTACAATGCCATACATCCAACTCATGATATAGATCACCGTGTGTcacaattttgatattttttttaacagagGATTGCGAATCAAATGTAAACATGATTCTAACGAACGttgaaccaaaaagaaaagagaagaaaaatctcaataaaatgGACGTTATTGCATTAGCTGTCAACGATAAAGGTAGCCTGTTAGGATTAATAAAAGAAATCGTTCCACAAGGAAAACAAAGTACCAGTAAAATTATGTTTCcagtaacaaaaaattaaacatgcttCTTGAGCAATTGACATGATGAAACACAAGGAGATAACAAGTGCAACATTTGTTCAAACCAGAAGCAGCAACACGCAAATCTGATAAATGACAGTAAGACATTCACGAATATATACAAAACCATTATTTTGGAACAATAACTGTGCCTCATTTTTGAAAGGCAGCGGAGAATTGCTTCTCTACCGTCTTAGCATTCCATCAAAGAGAAATGTATCCCCATGCGCATCCTCTGCAATCTGGAGAGAAGAAACAGCTTGTGCTGCAATAAGTCCTGCTGAGAACTCTGTAGTACCCCAACTGCCATTGTCAAAGTATTGCACTGGCATACTCCTTCGAAGAGACTCGTATGAAAATGTTAAGTCATTATTTTCCCTCTCCCCCCATTGGCATCCAGTTTCATAAGTACAAGGGACCCAGCCTATCCTTTCAAATGAATTCCCTGAGCAGtccttgtgagggagagatggcCTCTTTTCACCCACGAAGAGGTCAATATTGCCAGCACAACTCCAAGTGTTGAAAACTTCCTCTTTGTTTAGCACAATTTTACATGAATCATCAGAGTCCTCGCCAAGTAAGACATGTAGAGCAACAGCCTCTGCAATTGCAGCACCCTCTTCATCAAGTCTCTGctgttcttccttctttttttgtttcttcttctctagCTCAGATCGGATTGCCGCAGATGTAGCTAGAGCTTTCTCCAAAcgcctcttcttcttctcagccTGCCTGAGACGATCCATCTCACCTTTGACCTGCTTCTTCTTCACTTTCCTCACAACAGGTTGCACTTTATTACATGCTATGCTATCCATAACTACTGAACTCCAAATATTGTCCTGTTTTCAACTTATGAAGCTTAAAGAGAACTCCTCTAAAATGTGTACATTTCCctataactttctttttttctttatctgttCCTTTTCCACCCTTTGTTTACTACTAAACAGCACTACCTAATTTCAgtataaaaaactaatgaaatctCAGAAGTTTGAGAACTACACCCACTCAGGTCTGAAGGAATACCTCATCTTACGGACAATACAATCCCAAACAGAAACAACAGGAGACAGTAGAAGAGAGAAATGATAGGCATCCACAGAATCATCCATTGACACCATTCTTCCTAATTTTCCACAACCCTCGCATTTGCCCATTTTGTGCACACCAATAAAACCACAAAGCCGAtcaaaattgcaaaaacaacaaTCTCACTCCAGGACTTCAAACAGCTCACATGGCCTTCTCTCCTGCAGTCAAAAAGCTAAACAAGTCAAAAAATGAAGCCACACTAGAAACCATCCAAAAAACCTTAAACAAGCAATAATACACGGATAAGTCACATTGCACAGAATTACCAAACATAATCTAACCTCATTTAAATCCTTGTTTCAGCcacaaaaataagttttaaagtATCTACCCTCTTAACTGTTTAATAATTCACAACAATTTAATTGTCAATTAtataaccctaaccaacaaaacAGATCCTCACATTGATAAAGTTGTGTTCTGTGCATCGGTGCCAGCAGAAACTAATGccatattgataaaaatattaactggATCCTGTTATTAATAATCAAAAGTCCAAAACATACAGAAACTAAACCTAATCCTCACTCCCTTGATCAATTATCATGGCCATTCTTCAACTCATTCATTGTTATACTATCCTATATCAAGTCAATTAGAAATCACTCTTTCTTAAGCTGATTCCATGATTGAACATCACAATCTCTTAGTTCAGATTTCAGATCCCAAAAGACTCCAACACTTATGCATCCAATTAACCATTCAAGTAACAAATCACATCTAAAAATTCCAACCAGTTCCCAGTCTTCAACTTTTGAGACAGAAAGTAACATcataattcaaatttcaatcctTTGTTAGATCCCAGGCTACAACTCTTACCGATAATcataattcaaatcaaatcttagacaaacaaaacaaacccaCATCACCAAACTATTAAACATGCAATAAGAAACCAGTTAAACAGATACAATAACATTAGATCCAAAAACCCATCAAGCTAAAAGAcacaaaattcattaaaaaaacattaattcaataaaaacataCTAAAATCAATAAGCccacaaataaaaattgaatataaatcAGAACTTTAAAGGTATACAAAACAAACCTTTTTCACTGAGAGATTGAAAGGGTCTTCACTTCTCCCTCTAAAACTGAAGAGAAAACagagaaacagagagagaacTGAAAATATAGAGAACTTATAATGGAGTGTTTGGATCCACAGAAAGTAAGAGAAAAGGTGAGAGAAAATCAAAGGGAGAGGGATAAAATAACTGATCACATGAGATAGGTGACAAGAGAGAAAGGGTAATCCTGTAATTCTCAGATTAGATTAGGAGACGTGGCAATTCATGGGTTGCTGACAGGAGGGTGTATGGTGTCACTTATAATGTCATGCCACATGGCAGGTTTTGGTGAGAGTGATAAAGATTGGTGAGAGTGGGTCCCATAGATAATGCTTGCTAGACCGTCAGATTTAGGTTTCTTGTTCGGGAGAAATTAGATGGATGGTGTAGATTATTGTTGGGGGTGGTAAGTAGAGATCAAGTTGGTTTTGGAAATTGGGACTGACTTATCAAGTGAAGTGAAGTGAAGTGATCGACAACTCTCATGGACAAAacagtaaaaacaaaatgatattaatgAGTTGGGTTttggaaattattattattatttttaacattttttttttagattattataaATACTCAGGTGAGTTAGcgtgtacctcgactaatctcataaatcttgaaattaataattatataagcttctaataaccttaaaaaaactCATACTTATAATCATTAAAGAGCAAACTcaaaatttaactaattaactTATCTCTCAGCTGAGTTAGATATCAGTTTTTATTGTAAGCACTACTAaattaaacctttttatttaactaggtatatatatatcaaagttATCAAACCTGATATGGCCACGATCTAATCTAAAATTCAGGTTATAAGTTAAGCGCATTGATTTAGGCtgattcaatcaatttaaaataatgttatataattattttttgttataaataatacaatattattttgattttattttaattaaatcggACTTTTATCGAgtcaatttctatttatttattttaaaattcaactcgAGTTAAGGGTTGGATTGACGAGTTATCTGGTTAGcctattgacacgaccaaacgattgatgtcttcttccaagtgcaggagtgtcgaagtaataaataacccagcaagaccggggtcgaaccacagagaggttaattgtataaattataaataacaagacgataacaacaacaacaacaacaataataacaataataattattattatactcagtacgtggcgttgttatacctgagaatgatctaaagatcgggtcacaggtttccagcctatatactgagtttatgaaaagatcaaagatatatattatataatataaacaaaatgtaaataataataataataataataataaaagcagaagatgaagaaattaatgagaactttgagatgaaagattaacgtaaggattaaacaatgataaaaacaaatgtcaaggttagaggatccactaatggtacttcaaacaagtatagtataaactcttattactcaattggaaaccacacataaaggaggttccaatcagattataaattgttaacatgattacattagttatcttattcgaataaagctaatacttgtaaatgttggcaggcattcatgattataacttatgttaacaacaaatcaagttcctttcatagctcaggtgtcggttataccatacagtatgggctatgaaagtaccaagtatttgttgtaccaagtgttatacaacataaatctagattaaccatttaataagcaaagtattaaaagtgaacaagataacaaatataaaacatgttagtatccaacgttaaggtccatgttaagtttatattatacttattcttacaccattagtgtacccttttcaccttgacataattaacttagctgaacataatgaaagaaagaaacataaatgaacaagataagaacataaatgagaaagaggttaactaagtaaaggaaaggaaatgaagtgcataaacttgatattaatgaaagcaagacataagcaatacaaagagagaaagcaatagcatgatcttgatctggaaaccaagatgcctcaatacatggtaagtgtctccttttataggccaaaatttggaactattgatttgttaattaattgatgagtgggtggccacatcttgacttggtgacaatccttatcttcttgtctgaacaagacgtcattgctaacatcataatttgcccagaatcctcaggaatgttctaggaaattgtctcagctttccaacaaaaaaaaagatgaggtcatttggacttctagaactcaagatatgggctgaacactaaatagtgtctgggctgcaggacagcttcggacttcttcgttgttccttcagtttggacttcaaaacggcctttttaaatcttgggctcctcatgaaagttgtaggcctttgtcttacctttccatccatataaaatggacctaaattcgagatctagagctccagatatgatccaattaccgagcaatgttctggtttggactgcaccagcatctcttttctaagtttggccatctctttgtcctttcactttcaatacttaaactcatcaatcaatccttttatttaagtgataggcctgcatttaaaatgagcatttaccataaattaaggtatcttatagtatcaaacttgttattataaaacatgttttagtgaagaagttattgatacttcaagtgcaaaatgatgatataaaaccttgataaacatgcacttttaagtactaatcacaccccccaaccagcttattactagtccctaataatctaaagcgttaaaatagagaaacaatttgcaagtttcacaaagcaaggcattcatcattcaacttccattaatctatccagataaacaaactctcattaaatttatataactgcttcatacttcttaaacaagatattaataaaccttctttttatgtgctcaatatatgaaaacatagatgatggggcttttgttggaagaaaacaatattatgttcaaatgtttaaggtgaacttccttgggttgggattattattattattacttttttttttcttttcttcttttttatttttttattattattattatttatttatatacacatacaacataatgtatctttaacccatgtaacgagttttaggctaatgactcccagaccagttggtcttagggcattaggtgttgagacacccctacgagcttaacaactcgggttgtagataccgatacgtagatagtgcaatatttgattcccttaagcttttctccttaacccatgtaacaagctttgggccaatagctcccaagtcagttgactttagggtattaggtgttaaaacaccccttcgggcttaattgcttaggttagggaggctacgaaaccaaacttatctacgtttttattatcatcaatattatcatcattttttttttttttacaaattatatactaacccttacccttagttgttaccttcaacaaaaaaacataaataatgtaataatccaatgtgcaacccacaatcatatgttaaagtgtgtgtgtgaaaataaaggtttaataatacttgttaaatgagtatatgagcagaatcaagtgataacaatgcgagagtttgtaaacctgaatatttcaagaagtattctaataggccttgttatgaatattgcaaataaccattagaaaatttttactaagatgcgtctcaagaataattcctctttactatgtcatcctagtaataacagttttgccaaatggtttttttttaaaaacaacaacagttagttggttagtttttttttttaactactaccctctccccccaaccaaaacgagacattgtcctcaatgtcctaaggtagaaagatagagtatagaagacatcacctgaaacaacgaacaatgacaaacctgaaacacacttaaacaaatataagaagtaacaaaacaaaataatatgttattaataacacaaaagacacaaggtttcacagatgaaggctcaaatctaatctaagctttttacggctttccttagctgaccaatctaggcgactcatgcaaggatcaatgatagggatgaaagattgtagttggtcaatcaattgttcagcagtagcagcagagattatgatttgtcgtgctgaagatgttagaaattcctgttccacagcttgatcaaggaaagatagcaacttatcataaaaaccattaacatttaacaaacctataggtttatggtgaatgtgcaattgggcccaagatgaaatatgaaagatctcttccaatgtgcccagaccacctggtaaggcaatgaaggcatcagcatggttaaacatggtattcagtcggtcagacattgttgggacctgtagttcctctccaattgtttttccaatgatgtccccatttgctaaagctttggggacaaccctcaaaacttgactgcctcctaaaaatgcagccattgaaacatctcccattaacccaaggctgcctcccccatacactaaatgaatctttctctcagctagtacctgaacaagatgatttgctgattctaaaaactctttttctttcccaggattggatccaccgaaaacacaaatattttttatgtgatgacttgaggaacctgccatttctacacacttctatagttgatgaatgtatgggatgagtagaaatgaagggaaggaagagaagaatttatagatgaaaaagtgaaaatgcaatcataccacctacatgtaggccagctgtagtctcacactctctctctgtatttctttattttgacaaagcatgtatgtacaggtagttgtgattgtggctcacatcttcccttggttttacgtccaagaacggcttaaacgccctctatgggtcgaggataggcttcccatccagttttcttaaaaactggcaaacagggtcttttttagtcagattcccaagactaagtcaatcatgttctttatggaattgtggccataaatcatgaattacacgatgcacatctccactaggatgcgtctcaagggtcaataaaagattatctaaagaccccttactcaggccatccttaatgaattgtattttatcttcacggtttacagataccattcctaaagaacgacatgtcgcattacaagtccatctggcacatctgtgacagactttcagtcgttttgcacgacgtttctttgcaaaagtgcttttacctgttctaggcatgtgtgaaatgaaaaaattggaggactcacctgataatcggacctttgcttcaattagccagcgaatatcttcaggaattccatgattcattaacaaccgtaatctttcacacctagcacggtaaatttttgtaatcgcattctgaggcagagcgggaaaataccttttcaacttttcaagagtggtgtccattttcaaaagagaattggagacgagattcaaagaagggaaaaagagcacagaattgtacaaatatatacagatatcagttatttgggaaactgaaagaaccgacttatgtcacagagtaccgttatccgccatttgaccggggtgagaga
This DNA window, taken from Populus alba chromosome 17, ASM523922v2, whole genome shotgun sequence, encodes the following:
- the LOC118037147 gene encoding uncharacterized protein; translation: MDSIACNKVQPVVRKVKKKQVKGEMDRLRQAEKKKRRLEKALATSAAIRSELEKKKQKKKEEQQRLDEEGAAIAEAVALHVLLGEDSDDSCKIVLNKEEVFNTWSCAGNIDLFVGEKRPSLPHKDCSGNSFERIGWVPCTYETGCQWGERENNDLTFSYESLRRSMPVQYFDNGSWGTTEFSAGLIAAQAVSSLQIAEDAHGDTFLFDGMLRR